ACCCGCTACAGCGCCTTCCTAGACCCGAAGAGCGATGGCAGACAGGAGAAGATGGGCAGAGCCTACACCCATACCTATCTCGTATGGACCGAGCGAGGACGGAAGTTCATCCATGACCTTGCTCAGCGATACTGGGAACTCATTGAAAAGTAAAAAGGTAAAAAAGTAAAAAGGTAAAAAGAGCCTAGCGGAATGTATAGCTAGGTTCTTTTTACCTTTTTTTAGGGGGGAAAGGGGCTAAGGCTCCTTGAAGCAGCACGCCCTGAAAGGGCAGAAGCTCCTAGCCCAGGGCATCGCCCTGGGTATAATAGCAATCAGCAAGGCGCCCTGTAAGGGCAAAAGCTTTATGTATTGCCTGGAGTTTTAAAGCTTTTGCCCTTACAGGGCGACAGGTTCGCGTCCGTAATTACCCAGGGCGATGCCCTGGGCTAGGGGCTTCTGCCCTTTCAGGGCGTGTGGCTAGGAGCTTCTGCCCTTTACCTTTCCCTTCGGCCGGTGATCGTTGGTTCAGGGCGTGTGGGGCAAGACTTGTGAAACTTCAGTTATCTCAAAATATACTGACGAAATCATCATACTCCAGCTGACTGTCCACTAAAATCCATCTAAATCATATTCTTCGCTGTCCAAATCCAGACTGTCGTCGTTGTCGTAAGTTGTCTTTGGCGCTTTTTCTTCCTTTATATCCGCATCGGTTCCCTGGGTTCCGGTAGTTTCGTTGCTGAGAGTTCCGGTTGTACCATTATCGAATGTTCCGGTAGTTCCGGTTTCTATTTCACCGGTAGTTCCGTTTTCTTCTTCATTTTCTTCTGAATCATCCGTCTTTTTCTGCTGGATGATTTCCTCCGGTTCTTCAAGCAGTGGGTCCTTGCTGATTTTCAGCGGTGCCAGATGCTGGGTATAGAAGAGGGTATAATCGTCGTAGCTCAGACTGGTGCCCAGTAGCAGGAGGTTTGGTTCGCTGATAACGATGCCTCGGGCTCCCTTTGAGAGGAGCTGGGTGATGGCCTGATGCTGGTAGATGTCGTTGGCATACTGGCGTGCTTCATCGTAATTGCGGAAGCCCTTTACCTGCATGCGGTGCAGACCATTCTGCTCGTCAATGACGAGGTCGAAATTGCGAACGAGATAGGAGGTGAAATTATATTTCGCCATCTCGAAGAGCAACTGGTTCTCGTTTACAGAATCGGGAACGTAGGCGAGCATGAAGACGAACGGCTCGTTGCGCTCAATGCTGAATACCTTTGCTTTGGATTTGACGTCATCATTGAGTACGGCGTTGCGGCGCGACCATACATTGCTCAGATCGAATGTGCCGCCCTTGAGCTGTCTGCCGGCTTTCACTCCGTTGAGAATCATTCCTGCCATTTCGCTGAGTCGGCTGTTCGGATATTTCTCTACCACCTGCTGCATATCATCGAGACAAGCCTGGATATTACCCTCGTGGAGCTGGGTGAGTCCGCCGATAAAGAGGAACTTGTCGCGGTTGGCTCCTTCAGGATAGCGCTTGTCAGAGATAGCCCTGTTGTGTACCACCTTATTATATAGGTTAGCCTTGAAGGCATCGTAGGTGGCAGCATAGAGCGAATCTTCGAGATGAATGCCCATCTTCGCATCTTCCTCATAATAAGGAGAGGTGAGCAGGGCGGTCCATTGGCTCTCCGGATAATTCGCTTTCAACAGGTCGAGATAGCGGCTGGCGATGGCTGGCTGCTTCCTGATGTTGTAGAGCAGGTAGAGGTGATAGTAGGCATCATCGAGATGTTCGTATGCTGCGTTCTTCTTCACCAGTCGCTGCAGCATGCGTTCGCTTTCGTCCAGATCATTGAGTTTGTCTTTCAGGATGATGCCGGCATGCAGCAGTCCGTCGTCCAGAATCTGATTGCTTTCTGCCATCTTCTCTTCGGTGAGCGGAATCTGAGCGAGATAGTAGGCGCGCTGATGCGGATCTTCTTCTGCACTCAGGTTCTTCTCTTTCTCCTTCTCAAGGGCTTTCTTCTGTGCCTCGTTGAGGAGTGAATCGCGCTGTTCATCAGTCATTTCTTCTACACCTTTGGTATCGGCTACTACGGTCTGGTTACTCCGCTGCCAGTTGTCTATGTTCTTTCGTTTGCCCCAGAGGCGTTCAAACTGCTGTTTGCCTTGGGCTACGGCAGATTGGGAGTAGAAATACCAGGTATTGGCGTTGCCGAAACCGCCGTTGCCCATGGCTCCGTTTCCGAAGCCGGATGAGGCATTGCTGTTTCCCTGATTCCTGTTATTTCTGCTGTTATAACCATTGCCGTTGTTTCTTCCGAAGTCAGAGTTGCCCTGCTGTTCTGCCAATTCCTGGTCGGCAAGTCTTCTCTTTTCTTCTTTTTCCTGCTTTTTCAGGGCATCTATCACCTTGTCAATGGCGACATTCCGTTCTGTTTCGCTCATGCGGGCGAGTGATTGCAGGGAGTCCTGCAGATGGATGGCGTCGGTATAAGGCACCAGTTCATCGAGAACCTTCGAACGGTCGGAGAGCTGTTTGTAGTCTTTGCGGTCCTGGTCTAGGAGTCCGATGGCAGCATCATAGCATCGCTTGGCATCGCCATAACGGTGGCATTGCCAGTATACATTGCCCAGATGCAGCAGCAATACACCTTTCTCTACTCCGTTTCGGCTTGATTTCGCGGCACCCTTTTCGTATGCAGCAATAGCCTGAAGGGTATCGCCCTGGTTGAGATGTATGTTGCCGATGGCATAATAAACCTGGTCGAGATATTCCTGGTTCTTGTCGCTCGCTGCCATTCGCTTCAATTTAGATACCATCTTCCGGGAGTTGTTGGTTGCCAGTACCTCGGTCATGGAGATGCGGGCATTGAACTCCAGTTCGTAAGGCGGATTGAGACGGATGACATGCTTGAAGGCACGGTAGGCATTCTGGGCATGTCCCTGTAGTGCTTCTACCTGTCCCATCAGATACCAGAGGCGGGCTTTCTGCTTGCGTCGCATCTCATAGCCGATGGCTTTGCGGAGATACGGAACGGCCTCCTGATAGCGTCCGGTCTTCAGATAGTAGAGGGCATAGGTCTTGTCCCATTCCTTCTGGGCACGCCAGTGGATGGAATCGCGCTCGATATTACGGATTACATCTTCGGCATCGTATATCCATCCCGATTCGAGATAACTCTTGGCGAGCCAGGCACGTGCCTTGCCGTAAATGCCGGGTTGGGTAGCGTAGAGGCGGCTCATATAGGCGAATGTAGCTGCTGCCGACTGGAAATCGCCTTCAAAAAATTGGGAACGCCCCATCAGCATCCATGCCTTCCAGAGGAACGGATTATATTCACGGCGTTGCAGCCATTCCAGGTCTTTGGCTGTCTTGCGGCGTTTCTTGTCCCATACCGGGCGGCGCTTGATGCTATGCTGGTGAATGGCTTTCTCGCATTTCTCGATGGCGCGGTCGTAGTTCGACTTGCCCAGTTCGCGGCTGTTCTTGTTGCCAACCGTATAATAAGGAATCATTTCAGAGTAATTGTCCTTATTTCCGTTTTCCTTTTCGAGCGAGCCTTCAATATAGGCTACGGTCCCATTATAATAGGTGTTGTATCGGGCGTTGAAGGCATGCCACCATCTGCTCTTCGCCGTATTCTTCTGCGTAGAACATCCTGCTATGGTCACTGCAAAGGCAAGGATAACCATAGCTGGCAAGAAGTTTCTGAATGGGAAATGCTTCAACATAAATTGCTTCTTTATTTTAAAATTTTTCTTTCGGAGCGTGTGAAAGCCTTAGTGCTTTCTGGCTGCCAGTATCCTTGCTGCTGCAAACAGGATGATGCTGACGAAGATGATGGTTGCACCTGATGGCACATAGAGCAGATAACTGGCATAGAGGCCTACGATGCAGTCGATGCAGCCTATCACGATGCTGGCTCCTATCATGCGTTTGTAGCTGTAGGTGAAGAGGTTGGCAGTCATCTGTGGTATGGTGAGCAGACTGATGGCAAGTACGATGCCCACCATCTTGATGGTTGCCACGATGGTCATGGCGATGAGCGTCATCATCATATATTCTATCGCAGTAACCGGCAGATGTTGCGATTTGGCAAAGGTGCTGTCGAATGCGATGGTCTGGATAGGACGCAGCAGAAAGGTGAACAGCAATGCTACAAACAGGGTAAGACCTGCCAGAAGCCAGAGGTCTGTGCTGTCGATGGCAAGTATACTTCCGAAGAGGAAAGAGGGCAGGTCGGGCATGAATCCCGGAGTAAGGAAGCAGCAGATGATGCCCACGCTCATGCCAAGGGTCCAGAACATGGCGATGGCTGAGTCTTTGCGCACATCTTTCTTCCGTGATACCCATTGCACGCCGAAGGCACTCAAAATGGCGAATACCATGGCAGAGAGTATGGGGTTGATGCCTGCAAATACGCCGATACCGATGCCGCCAAAAGAGGCATGCGTAATGCCACCGCTGATGAAGACCAGCCGGCGGGTGACGATGTAGGTGCCTACAAAGCCACACAGGATGCTTGCCAGTAGGGCGCCAATCAGCGCGTTCTGAAAAAATGTATATTGCAGTATATCCATGTCTTTACTTTAAACTTAATACTTTGAACTTTGCGCATTGCATGTTGCGCATTGCGTATTGCACGTTTAACTTAAAAAACTGATGACTTCGTCCTTAATCTGGTTAGGCAGGTTGATGCCTCTCAGTATCAGACTTCGGTTCCATCCCGCCACCTCTTCCGGCTGCATCGTATAGAGCACTTCCGAGAATTCCTCTACCTCCTCATCGGTATAGTCGTCGGCAGCTCTTCCTGCAAACCGGTCGAGTTCCTCGTCATCGTAGTATTCTATTTCCTTGGTGGCGGCTTCCATCATGCATTCCTGTTCGCATTTGGAGTTCTCTCCGTTGCAGGTATTGCACGAAACTCCTTCCTGCAAAGGCTCTTCATCCTCTCCCTTGCGATGAGAAATGATGCCGAAAATGGCGCTTATCAAGCCTAGGACCACCAGGGCAAAAATCAGGTACAACATTTACTTTGATCTTTGAATATTGAACTTTATGATTGGTAAAGCTGTTGAACAATTAACTATCAACTACTGAAGTTTCGCAAGTAAGCCCCACACGCCCTGAAAGGGCAGAAGCTCCTAGCCCAGGGCATCGCCCTGGGTTATTATGGGCGCTAGCCTTTCGCCCTGTAAGGGCAAAAGCTTTCAAATACCAAGCAATTAACAAAGCTTTTGCCCTTACAGGGCGCCTTGCTGATTGCTATTATACCCAGGGCGCTGCCCTGGGCTAGGAGCTTCTGCCCTTTCAGGGCGTGCTGCTTCCAGGAGCTTTTGAGCTTTCAGCCCGTACTTGAATCACATGCGAAACTTCAGTCAACTATTAACTGTCAACTATTAACTGTTAACTATCAACTATTAACTTTCAACTATTTCAAATCCCACTTTCTTCAGGTCTTCCCAATAATGAGGATAGGATTTGCTTACCACCTCAGGATTGTTGATTTCAATCTGAGGGAACTTGAAGGCAAGTGGGGCGAAGGCAAGTGCCATGCGATGGTCCTCGTAGGTGTCGATAGGCTCGAAACTAGGCTCGCAGGTCTCGCCATCCCAAATCAGCGTGTTATCGTTCTCGTCATAAATCACGTAACCTACCTTCTTCAGCTCCTTCTTCAATGCCTCGATGCGGTCGGTCTCCTTGATCTTGAGACTGGCAAGGCCGGTGAACTTAAACTTTACGCCCAGGGCACAGCAGGCTACAACGATGGTCTGTGCTAGGTCTGGAGAACCGCTGAAATCGTAGTCAAAACGAGGCAAGAGACAGCGCTGGACTTTCAACTTGACAGGAGAAAGAACATCTCGGTTCTCAAATTCTGATTTCACGCCCAGCAGACTGAAGATGTATTTTACGACAGAATCGCCCTGCTTGGAACTGTCGAACAAGCCTTCGAGTCTTACCTCAGAATCAGGGTTTCCGTTCAGCGCCATCATTTCATACCAGTAAGAAGAAGCGCTCCAGTCATTCTCGATGGTGTAGTCGGCTACGCAGCTGTAAGGTTGTGGCTTTACGGTGATGGTATCCACATCGGTCCATTCTGCGCTGGCTCCGAAGTTCTGCATCGTCCACAGCGTGAGGTCGATGTAAGGACGTGATGCTATCTCGCCCGTCAGTTTCAGTTCCAGACCGTTTTTCAGGATAGGACCAATCATCAGCAGTGCCGAGATATACTGCGAACTGATGTTTCCCACCACTTCGAGATGTCCGCCTTCCAGTGGCTTACCAACGATGTGGAGTGGAGGATAGCCCTCTTTCTTTTCATACTGTATATCAGCTCCGAGGTAGCGCAGGGCATCTACCAGAATAGCAATAGGGCGGTTCTGCATGCGCTCGGTACCTGTGATGGTATGCTCGCCCGGTGTAGCAGAAAGATAGGCGGTCATAAAGCGCATGGCGGTACCGGCAGCCTTGATGTTGATGACATCAGGCATATCGCGCAGTGCCGCAATGATGACTTCTGTATCATCGCAATCGCTCAGGTTGCGGGGCTGCAACTTGCATCCCGCCATGGCATTGATTACCAATGCACGGTTGCTGATACTCTTGGAAGCTGGCAAGTTGATACTTGCATTGAGTTGGCGTGGAGCCTTGATTGTATATTTCATTTTCTTCTTGTTTCTATTTCTTTTAATACTCTTTTTTCTGATTTTGCTATTTCTCAGCCTTCAGTATCCGGATGTCCTTGATGCTGACAGCCTTTTCCTTGGCATATCGGATTGGGAGGTCATCTTCTGTTTCCGGCATCTCATCCCATGCACGGGTTCTCGGACGAATCTTCTTCGGACCCGGTATCAGGGGCGAATAATACAGAACCTGACGGATGCGGTTTGCCTGTTCTGGGGTGAATCGCATGCTGTAACAGATGCTGTAGTCCATCAGATTGTCTGACTGCCATTCCTCATCCTTGCTGTTGGTGCGTTTGGCAAGCTCTCGCATGCTGAGCGTGGTATCCTTCTTGATGGCTTGTGCCTTGCTGACATATTCTGTCAGCCATTTGCCGTATGCTATTCGGTTGTAGCTCGGCGTATCATCGCAATAGTCTGAGTCGTCATCATCATCGGCAGCCTCTGAACTTTCTTTTGTAGTCTTTTCCGAGAAGCAGTGGAAGAGACCCAGATAATGACCCAGTTCGTGGGCCAGCGTAGCATTCGGGTCGGCTGTATTGTAGGTATATCCTTTATGATTCTTATCTGTAGTATACCGGGTCCCTTCATACTCCCTTCCCACATAGATTGAGTTAAGCGAAACGCAATAAGGTTTCCCTAGCTTACTCAGCGGATAATTCTTGCCATCGCCCAAACCATCTATCTGCGGATAGCCGCCTACCTGATAAGGCAGATGACTGATGCCCAGCGTGGTGCTGTTTTCATCGGTCTTCTTGAAGGCATATACCATCACATTGATGTAGTTGTTCTGGTCCCAGCAGTACTTAGCATTCTTTTTGTCCTTCATGAAGCTCTCGCAGTCGAACTCCGATTCTGGAACCTTGATATATTCTACACCCGGTGTACTGAGTCTCTTGCCGCTCTCATTCTTCTCAGCCAGTTCGAACAGGATATGCAGGTTCTCGCTCGGGATGGTATCCATCTGATAGTTGTAGACATCACCCTGATAAAGTTCGTTCACATTGGAGAGAATCTCCTTGAGGCGGGTATATTCAATGTATTGCGTGGAGTCCCTGTAGAAGACATGAAAGATGACAGGCAGATGATAAACATAATCATCGCCTGTAATGATATCTGTGTCACGGTCTTGTCCGTGGGATATGATAGGGTCGCCGATAGAGCCTTCGGTATCCTTGCATGATGCAAAGCTGAGGACGGTGAGGGCGATCATGAAATAAAGAATTTTTCTCATGTGCGTACCTTATATTATATATTTTCGTGCAAAAATACAAAAATAAAAGAAGATAGGCGAGAAATATCCTGAAAAAGTTTCTCGAAATGCCAAAAAACTTGTGCTTCCATCTTCTTGATGTATATCAATTCAGTTACATTTTGTAAACTTGGCTCCATGAAAATAGCGTTTTATAAGGTATACCTTCGTGTAATATGCAATTTTTTAGGCTATGAAATTGCAAATTGTAAGCTTGTGTGCGTTCAAAATCAAAAAGTATTACTTGCTCAAAAAATAAGATAAAATAGCGTTAAGGAATTATGATTTTTTCGGAAATCGTTGTATCTTTGCACCAGAAAAAGAAACAAAGACAATTACAATAACATCCTAAAAATAAACAATATGAAACGAATGATATTATTCTCATTGATGGCTTTGATGACCATAGCAGCTTTCGGTCGTAAGCACGTAGAGAATGCAACAGTTGTAGCTGACACTATTTTCTATGCAGAAAATATGAGCAATGTAGCCAGTGCAGATCAGGCTAGTTATTACAGACTGCTGATGACTACTGGTTCTGGCCTTAACAAGAAGGACGTTTTCCAGGACTTCTATATGAACGGTAATCTCCGTGCTGAAGGTGGTTATAGTTTTATCGACCTCGGCAACGATCGCAATACTATCTTTGATGGTGAGGTTACTACCTATTATAAGAATGGTAAGGAGAAGTGGCATGGCAACTATGTCAATGGTAAGCGCGAAGGCTACTTCACCCTCCAGCTCCGTGAAGGCGGTGTAGCTGTCGTTCAGTTCAAGAATGGCAAGTCTGTTCACGATTACTTCATGGTAACTTACAAGGACGGTTCTTCTGAGAAGAGAAATCTCTCTGAGTTGAAGCAGTTCATGTAATCAGAAATAAGCAACTATGTAGTTTTGTTACTTCATTGAATTAGAAGAAAATCTCTCTTATATAAATTAAAATTTTATGTTGATATGACCAATATGGGGATGGCTTCCGTGAGGAAGGTGCATCCCCTTTTTTTATAACCTATATTTACCAACAACAAGAAGAGGGTGAATCATAAACTTATGACACACCCTCTTCTGATTATTCTTGTTGATGTTGGATGAAAGGTAGGATTAGAACGTTAAATCTACTTCTACCGGACAATGGTCGCTGCCCATGATTTCTGTATGGATCTTAGCTTCTGTAATCTGTTCCTTGATACGGTCGGAGACAAGGAAGTAGTCAATACGCCAACCGGCATTCTTCTCGCGCGCCTTGAAACGGTATGACCACCACGAATAGGTTACCTCATCAGGATGGAGATAACGGAAGCTGTCGGTGAAACCATCATTCAGAAGAACGGTCATCTTTTCGCGCTCTTCATCGGTGAAACCGGCATTACGGCGGTTGGTCTTCGGATTCTTGATATCTATCTCTTCATGTGCTACATTCAGATCGCCGCAGATGATAACAGGTTTCTTGGCGTCAAGAGATTTCAGGAACTTTCGGAAATCGTCTTCCCAAGTCATGCGATAATCCAGGCGCTTGAGCTCTGTCTGCGAATTTGGGGTGTAGCAGGTAACGAGATAGAACTGGTCATATTCCAGCGTGATGATTCTGCCTTCATGATCATGTTCCTCTACGCCCATACCATAACTTACGTTCAATGGCTTGTGCTTGGTATAGATAGCTGTACCGGAGTATCCTTTTTTCTCAGCGTAGTTCCAATAACTCTCGTAGCCCTCAAACTGAAGGTCTAGCTGTCCCTCCTGCATCTTTGTTTCCTGCAGGCAGAAGAAGTCGGCATCGAGTTCCTTAAACTGGTTCTCGAAGTCCTTGCCCACGCAAGCGCGCAGGCCATTTACATTCCAAGATATAAACTTCATTTTTTTATAGTTTATAGTTAAGAGTTAATAGTTTACTGTTGATGGCAAGAATGCTCTATAAACTATCAACTGTAGACTATTAACTATATATTAGATTCTTTTACTTTCTCCTCTCAGCAGACTCATAAACTCCTGGCGGGTGTTCAGTGAATTGAAGACTCCGCTGTAGTCGCTGGTGGTGGTAATGGAATTCTGTTTCTCTACACCTCGCATCTGCATGCACATGTGCTTGGCTTCTATCACTACCATCACGCCCTGCGGATTCAATGTTTCCTGAATACAGTCTTTAATCTGCTGGGTAAGACGCTCCTGTACCTGGAGACGGTGGCTGTAGATATCAACCACACGGGCAATCTTGCTCAGACCTGTAATCTTGCCGTTCGGGATATAGGCTACATGCACCTTGCCATAGAAAGGAAGCATGTGGTGCTCGCACATCGAGAAGAAATCAATATCTTTCACGATGACCATCTGGTTGTATTTCTCTTCAAAGAGGGCATCGGTCAATACCTTGTGTGCATCCTGTGTATAGCCACGGGTCAGTATCTGCATAGCCTTGGCTACTCGCATCGGTGTTTTTACAAGTCCTTCACGTTCAGGGTCTTCTCCCAAGAGCTTTAATACTTCAGTATAGTGTTCTGCGAGTTCGTCCAATCCCTCGCGAAATTCTGTTTCTGGATTCATCTTATTTAATTTATAATTCTTAATTAATAGTCAATAATTTACAATTAATAGTTTATAGTTAGGCCTACGGCATAAAAGTTTATAATTTATAATTAATAGTTTATAGTTAGACCTACGGCATAAATGCTGTAAACTATCAACTGTAAACTATCAGCTGTTAACTATCAACTATAAACTATTAACTAGTACTGTACCGTAATCTGTCCCTTTACAAGGCATGCCTGTCTGTATCCCAGGGAACGAACCTTGGCAAGCATCTTCTGGGCTTCAGCTAAACTGCGGAAGTTGCCCATTCGGCAAATCCATCTTGGAGAGTAGAAATGAACATAAACCGGCTGCTCAGGGAAATGAACTTTCAGCTGATTGCCAGTCTGTTCTGCTTTCAGGCGGTCGTTACGCGAATTGCCGCCTGCAAAAGCCTGTACTCTATATCCTGTAACCTTATAGCTCTTGCGCATCACTTTCTTGCGCATATCCACTACAGGTGTCTCTGTTTCTTCTTTTTTGTTCTCTGCCTTTTGGGCATTGTTCACATGGGCATTCTCTCGGTTTGCCTCATGATGCTGTGGCTCAGTCTTCTTCAGGGAATCAGGCTCCTGCTTGTGCTGAGTTTCAGGCTCTTTTTCTTTTTTCTGTGGGGTAGTCTTAGTCTTGTCGTCTTGTGGAATCACTTGTTTGCCGTTTACCAGTTCATCAATCGCCTTACTTTGGTTCACGGTTACAACACCCTTTCCCGGTTCCTTCTTTTTGAGATGGTCCAGGTAGTTCTGCGCATTAGCTGTGAATGTTGAGCAGAGGATCATAATCAATAATGTGACGAATTGTTTCATGACTATTCCTTTTATGTTTGTCGTCTTGTTTTTTTAACAGCACCTTATTTTTAGTTCTCTCAATATATAATAAGGTGTAATGAAGAATGAAGGGATGCGCTTCACGAAGAAGGCATCCCTTCGGGAAATGTAATATCCTTGTGAGATTACTTCTTCCAAGCGTCGATGATACCCTTGAAGTCAGCAGCCTTCAAAGAAGCACCACCGATCAAACCACCGTCGATGTTTGGCTTAGCGAAGAGCTCAGGAGCGTTGCTAGCCTTGCAGCTACCACCGTAGAGGATTGATGTCTCCTCAGCAGCCTCGTTGCCATACTTCTCTGCTACGATAGAGCGGATGTATGCCAACATCTCTTCAGCCTGGTCAGAAGTAGCAGTCTTACCTGTACCGATAGCCCAGATTGGCTCGTAAGCAAGGATGATGTTCTTCCAATCGTCAGCGCTCAAGTGGAATACTGAACCTTCCAACTCAGCCTTTACTACCTCGTTCTGCTTCTCAGCCTCACGCTCCTCGAGAGTCTCACCGCAGCAGAAGATAACCTTCAAACCGTTAGCCAAAGCCAACTCTACCTTCTCCTTCAGGATCTCAGCTGTTTCGCCATAGTACTGACGACGCTCTGAGTGACCGAGGATAACATACTGAGCACCTGTGCTCTTTACCATCTCTGCTGAAACCTCACCAGTGAAAGCACCCTTAGCCTTGTCTGCGCAGTTCTCTGCACCAAGACCTACAATCTCTGAATCCAAAACCTGAGCTACAGAAGCCAAGTGGATGAATGGAGTACAGATTACTACGTCGCAGTTTGGTTTGTCTGCTACCAATGCCTCGTTGATCTCCTTAGCGAGAGCAACACCGTCCTGCAGGTTCATGTTCATTTTCCAGTTACCTGCTACAATTTTCTTTCTCATTTTTCTTTTCTTTTTAAAAGTTGATAATATTCTGTTCGAATTCTCTTTCTTTCTAATCCAGGCGCCCCAAGCCCAGAGCCGGTCGGCAATGGTGAGGAGTACCAGCGGAATGATGAACCAGGAGATGATGCCGGCTATCTTCTTGGCGGCACTTACTTCCGGCATCTTGCCTATCTCGGTCTTCTCCAATGGCTTGTCACCAATCTCTGCCATGTCAGGCAAATCGTTGTGGCTCCATTTCTGGATGATGGTTCCGTTCTTCAGCAGAAGAAGACCTGGGTTGCTGCGGATTACCGTCTTCAGCGTAGTCTCGTCTGTGACATAGAAGGGATATTCCGCTCCTGTTATGTCCTGCCAGTGCTTGATGGCTTTCTCCGTACTAGCCGTGAGGCAGAGAAAACGGTAGCCATGGTCGTTGGCATATTCGTAAATCTCATCGATATTGCCGAAGTTGCTGTCGTCGGCAAATTCAAGATGTGGCGAAACCAGGAGGAAGGTGTAGCCTTTATCGTGAATCACTTCCTGGGTAATGTCTTCTCCCGTCTTGGCATCAGCTATGCTGAAGTCGTGGATTGGAGGTACGTAACCTTCTTCGGTCTGAACCGTCTTGCTGTCGATGAAAGTCCAGGTGGAGTCGGGATAGTTGTCTATCGTAAACTCCTTCCGTTCTCCGTTCTTCTCCAGGATGAAGGTGGTATCAAACTTGGGTTGCTTGGCTCCCTTCGGAATCTCCATGCCCTTGGCGATGTTGACACCTATATGATAAGGACGGAAGTCGAATTGCGGCAGATACCACAGACTCCAGATACTCATCACGATGGAGAAGAGAAAGGTGTAGTTGATGGCAATCCACTGGGTTGGTTTAGATACCAACTGTGGCATTTCCATCGGTTTCTTCCATAGCAGGATAGCGATGGCAAGGAGGATGAGGTTCTTGACGAACGTCTCCATGTTGGTGAGTACGACGGCATCACCGAAACAGCCGCAATCTTTCACCGGGTCTGCGATGACAATCCACAGGGTAATCAGCGTCATCACGCTCATTAAGAGCAGCGCAATCTTGCTGACCAGTTTTCTGCGGATGGCAAGAAGCAGGAAGATACCGATGGCAAACTCGCACATAGCCAGCACGATAGACATCAGCAATGTGCTCCATGAAGGGAACATCCAGTCGATGTGCAGCGCCTCCAGATAGTCGGTTATCTTGTATTGCGTGCCTAATGGGTCAATTCCCTTCACAAATCCTGAGAAAATGAAGGTTATTGCCATCAGAAGTCGCCCAATATTGACCGCTATCTTTGTTAATATGTGAGTTGCCATATTCTTCATCATTTTATATTTTTACTTCTCGCTCATTTTGATGACACCGAAGACGGCATAGTTGATGATGTCCATATAGTTGGCATCAATACCTTCAGAAACGAGGGTAGCGCCTGCGATGTCTTCAATTTCCTTTACGCGCTGAATCTTGGTCAGGATGAAGTCTGTATAACTGCTGACTCTCATCGAGCGCCATGCTTCATCATAGTCATGGTTTTTCCTGAGCATCAGTTCCAGTGCCTCCTTTGCATGGAGGTCGTATAGTTTTATAGCCTCTTCGGGTGTCATATCCACCTCATC
This Segatella copri DSM 18205 DNA region includes the following protein-coding sequences:
- a CDS encoding zinc-dependent metalloproteinase lipoprotein → MRKILYFMIALTVLSFASCKDTEGSIGDPIISHGQDRDTDIITGDDYVYHLPVIFHVFYRDSTQYIEYTRLKEILSNVNELYQGDVYNYQMDTIPSENLHILFELAEKNESGKRLSTPGVEYIKVPESEFDCESFMKDKKNAKYCWDQNNYINVMVYAFKKTDENSTTLGISHLPYQVGGYPQIDGLGDGKNYPLSKLGKPYCVSLNSIYVGREYEGTRYTTDKNHKGYTYNTADPNATLAHELGHYLGLFHCFSEKTTKESSEAADDDDDSDYCDDTPSYNRIAYGKWLTEYVSKAQAIKKDTTLSMRELAKRTNSKDEEWQSDNLMDYSICYSMRFTPEQANRIRQVLYYSPLIPGPKKIRPRTRAWDEMPETEDDLPIRYAKEKAVSIKDIRILKAEK
- a CDS encoding toxin-antitoxin system YwqK family antitoxin, translated to MKRMILFSLMALMTIAAFGRKHVENATVVADTIFYAENMSNVASADQASYYRLLMTTGSGLNKKDVFQDFYMNGNLRAEGGYSFIDLGNDRNTIFDGEVTTYYKNGKEKWHGNYVNGKREGYFTLQLREGGVAVVQFKNGKSVHDYFMVTYKDGSSEKRNLSELKQFM
- a CDS encoding exodeoxyribonuclease III produces the protein MKFISWNVNGLRACVGKDFENQFKELDADFFCLQETKMQEGQLDLQFEGYESYWNYAEKKGYSGTAIYTKHKPLNVSYGMGVEEHDHEGRIITLEYDQFYLVTCYTPNSQTELKRLDYRMTWEDDFRKFLKSLDAKKPVIICGDLNVAHEEIDIKNPKTNRRNAGFTDEEREKMTVLLNDGFTDSFRYLHPDEVTYSWWSYRFKAREKNAGWRIDYFLVSDRIKEQITEAKIHTEIMGSDHCPVEVDLTF
- the folE gene encoding GTP cyclohydrolase I FolE, with translation MNPETEFREGLDELAEHYTEVLKLLGEDPEREGLVKTPMRVAKAMQILTRGYTQDAHKVLTDALFEEKYNQMVIVKDIDFFSMCEHHMLPFYGKVHVAYIPNGKITGLSKIARVVDIYSHRLQVQERLTQQIKDCIQETLNPQGVMVVIEAKHMCMQMRGVEKQNSITTTSDYSGVFNSLNTRQEFMSLLRGESKRI
- a CDS encoding SPOR domain-containing protein, which translates into the protein MKQFVTLLIMILCSTFTANAQNYLDHLKKKEPGKGVVTVNQSKAIDELVNGKQVIPQDDKTKTTPQKKEKEPETQHKQEPDSLKKTEPQHHEANRENAHVNNAQKAENKKEETETPVVDMRKKVMRKSYKVTGYRVQAFAGGNSRNDRLKAEQTGNQLKVHFPEQPVYVHFYSPRWICRMGNFRSLAEAQKMLAKVRSLGYRQACLVKGQITVQY
- a CDS encoding BT_3928 family protein — encoded protein: MKNMATHILTKIAVNIGRLLMAITFIFSGFVKGIDPLGTQYKITDYLEALHIDWMFPSWSTLLMSIVLAMCEFAIGIFLLLAIRRKLVSKIALLLMSVMTLITLWIVIADPVKDCGCFGDAVVLTNMETFVKNLILLAIAILLWKKPMEMPQLVSKPTQWIAINYTFLFSIVMSIWSLWYLPQFDFRPYHIGVNIAKGMEIPKGAKQPKFDTTFILEKNGERKEFTIDNYPDSTWTFIDSKTVQTEEGYVPPIHDFSIADAKTGEDITQEVIHDKGYTFLLVSPHLEFADDSNFGNIDEIYEYANDHGYRFLCLTASTEKAIKHWQDITGAEYPFYVTDETTLKTVIRSNPGLLLLKNGTIIQKWSHNDLPDMAEIGDKPLEKTEIGKMPEVSAAKKIAGIISWFIIPLVLLTIADRLWAWGAWIRKKENSNRILSTFKKKRKMRKKIVAGNWKMNMNLQDGVALAKEINEALVADKPNCDVVICTPFIHLASVAQVLDSEIVGLGAENCADKAKGAFTGEVSAEMVKSTGAQYVILGHSERRQYYGETAEILKEKVELALANGLKVIFCCGETLEEREAEKQNEVVKAELEGSVFHLSADDWKNIILAYEPIWAIGTGKTATSDQAEEMLAYIRSIVAEKYGNEAAEETSILYGGSCKASNAPELFAKPNIDGGLIGGASLKAADFKGIIDAWKK